The genomic region CCGCCAGCCCCGGCCCGATCAGCTCCGGCGGACCGAACTGCTCGATCAGGGCGAAGATGGCGTACGGCGTCCAGGCGACCATGAACGCCACGATCATCACCGCCACCATCGAGGTGACGCGCTGCTCCGCCCGGTTAATGCGCCCAACGCGGGCCGAGTTCTCCCGCATGTTGACGATGATGTTGGTATAGCTGTACACTATTACAATCAACGGAACAACCAGCCCGAACAGGAACAAAAAGATGATGTAGGTGGTGGCGTTTCTCGTTTGCGACTCCCAGTTCACCGAACAGCTGCATTGGAGATTAAAAATTGGAATTCGAAAAAATCGTTAATAGTATCATCTATCCATGAACGAACACGTTGTGACAATTGCAATCGAAAATGTCCACCTCGGTCTTCAGAATACATCCCTCACCCTTCCTTTCTATACAGTTGTAAATTCTACGAACGAAGGCATAAATTTAACGCTTATTATCCTCTTCTCAAACGTTCAAAAACCATTCGAAGACTTgttagtaaataaataatttactgGAAAAGTGTTTTCGTAGATGTCCCAGCGCATACATTCCGCACATTAACTTCGGTCCAAATGGGGCGAAGAAATCAGTGACACTCGAAGAAGAGTTCCGAGAAGACGATTGCTTTCGATGACATTCATAGTGGGATCGGAGGGTGACCCTTTCCATGACGTATCAGCGGTTCATTCAGTGACCTTAGATTTTCCTCTTGGGAGAGCAGTTGAGATTAAAAACCGGACGGGACCGTGATTCATTAGAATACATAATTTAGCACAATTTAATTGGCCATTCCTAAGTGGCCTTTTTTGATGTGACGAGCAAGTTTGAAGTTGAAGTTGAAGATCCACCCACGGTGCACTCGCGATGCCGGAAGGCGGTAGCTTTTAGTTGGCATAACGTTTCTGCCACTGGAGTGCTTCACTTCGTAGAAAAATACGCCCATAAGATATCGAAAGATTGACGCTCCCACAACGCATTTCATATGCGAACAATCGTAACCGCTTTCCAacgctggttttgttttccatgcaAAAACGTTCATGCCTGGAAAGAGCGTAAGTGATGCAGGATGTTTCCAATGTTCGTCCTATTCCTTGGTGGATCGTTGCAATCCATCGCAATGCTTTCAAACGGTAAATATCCCCAGAGAGTTGAGCTTTTCGCAATCATAAAAGCAAGGAATTGAAGAATCGTAACATAAGTCGtgcaaacggaaaacaacacGCAGTACGGAAGAACGTCAAGGACATCGCACTGTATATTTTCATCCACCTGTTTTTGTCATTTCATCTATGGCAAAATGCATCGTTTCAGCCAACAAGAATCGCTAACAACAACTCCACCATTCGTAGTCACCACAGGACCGCTTCCATGTTTCCAAAAGATTTCCTGGTAAGAGCCGGAAGGGTGCACATTGTTTTTGGTGTACGTATTGTTGATTCATGTCGAAAAATACATAATAATTCGTTTTTCCACTGTACTAACCTTTTTACAGGACATTTCCGGTTAAGAAAATATGCAACTCCCTGAAGGTTAAAATTATCACACAAACCACAACTGTCCGGACAGCCATTTGCTACGACATACCAATTATACTTCCCGCCGAAAGTGGGCTTTTTCGCCGGAAATTAGTACACTTCGACGAAGCCACCCGAGCAACTCTTGTCTCCATCATCCAGTACTCTTTAACACTCGTACACATTAGTGTCAGTGTATTTTCGGGGCGGTTAACCCACGACCATTTGTAGGGCCGCGACCGACTGCGAGGGACAAACATATGTGGTATGCTACGATGGTAAGCCTTCCGCGAAGGATCCCTCGAGTCTGCCGGGTACAGttcgttcaaattttgatttaatCAAAATGCTTCAGTACACACCGCAGTTCATTGCGCTGCGGTAGCGAAAGCCGCTGCCTGCCCTGCCGTTGCCGGTGTGGACCAAGATGGTGGAATGGTAAAGGATTGCATAATCTATCCTTGTGCGTTCGGTTGGCCTCGTTGTCGGTCGGATATTACATCGAAATCGGAACAAGCGATGATACCGGTGCGTCTCGGTAAAGGGACTATGCGAAACTCCTACCGCGACTACCTACCTGATGTTAGCTGCCTCCTGCACGTACGCACCCCAGCCGAACAGTGGAGGTGACGTGAGGGCAAACGAGTAGCCCCAGATGAAGAACACGGCCAGGACGGCGCCTCGGCGTGTCAGATTCCGCGACGAGAACGGACGGCTGATGAGACAGTAGCGTTCGTACGAGAGCACCGTCAGCGTCGTGATGGAAGTGATCCCTGTAACAACAGCGAAAGTTTAGAGCTATCGCGTCGACCAAGTCAAATAACTGCAACGATTCATCCCCAATTTACCCGAAGGATGCAATAACGAGTGGAGTATGTGCCAAACGAGGAAGGTGCACGCTATTCAACTATATTGTTATCGTCCACTTATGAAGGGAAGCTTCACTTTAGTCTTAACTTATTTGGCAAGATATTCGATAAACTACAACGAGTCCTCCGCCCCTTTTTCGTTTACATTGTAGCGGTTGATTTATCTTTCTATTTTATGGGTGATCGCTAAATCGCCCATTTGTTCACCGATTCCAAATTTCAGCACATATACATACCATATGCAGAAAAATACCGATTAATTTCTAAACAAATAGCAAATGCGGCAAAATAACTGAGCAAAACGCCAAATCTGCCGTTCCATTTGAGCACAATATCATTGTTAGCTTATGAGCTGTAGTGTTCATTGCgtgaaataaataagctgaataTTTTAAGTGGAAGCATTGGAACAACACAGTATCAGCAAGGCATCTGAACAGGACATTAACCCACGAATCCCTGGTGAAATGATGATAAATCTAACCCTCCAAGTGCTCCCAATGTATTCATTAAAAGTATTTACGTCTAACTTTCCGATGGTCTACTAAATTCAGCTTCCATAGAGTTTATACGATATGCTAGCCGAACACTAGTTTTCCATTACCAAAACCGAACCCAACTCAAACACGTAAAGCACAATCTGAAATAAGTGTATTATTTCAAGCAATTTTTCTCACCGTCGGGTATCATGTCCAGTTTCAGTGACTGAACCGTACAatcgatacaaaaaaataacacaaacaacTAGAACAAGCATACCTTTCCTCCTCTTAAAGTGATCTGGCAAAACATCACGAGCGGGAGCGCAACGGAGAGAAGGACACCGTATTGCGCGCGGTGAAAGATACTAAATTTCAAGGCTTATGATTCCGTCCAATTATACGAGTCAACTTGCAATACGCAAAATAAATAGACTCAATGGGAAGGGTAACGTTAAGTTACGGTCGCTTGTTAGGGTTAAACATggtttcagttaactcaaataTTGGACTCCCGACCTTCATGGAAATTTTAACTAGAAATGATTGTCCCACGTAAACCCAGAAAAAGCCAAACAATAAAAGCATTCACCGCCATGCTTGAAAAACCTCGACAttaaagcaacataaaaggTGGACAAACTTTTCGTGATTGTCctcttttgcttcataattttgtttcgtttgtacATGCAATTCTAACGTGCAGGAAAATAATTTCGAAAGCGATAGGAAATAAATTAACGACTGTCCCCTCCAACATACTGCCGGGATTGATTAAAAAACGTGAACGTGAAACGATGCTCTcatcttgtttttattttcatttgctaACGAAATTTTATGCTCATTTTCCCTTCCGGGCGTGGACCGTGCCATCAGGTCTATTAAACCTTACGGCAAGACAAGCGAGATGAAAGGAAACAACAAACCGCAGCGAGTGGTAAATTAATTGATAATTTCTCGATTTTAAATGCCAAAGTTCAGACTTGTCAGGTGCAATGAAGGAGAGTACATGAATCGTTAAAAGCTTGTCCTAATAGCTGTGTCCCTCGAGGGCAGCacaagaaaagttttcccatgttttgcttcctttcgGAACTTCGAAACCCAGCTCGGACCGATACAACCgttggcgaaacaaaaaacaaacttagcATTCATGAAAATTACCTAGCAGGGACATGAAAAATCCGTACGCCACGCAGAGCGTCCTGCCAAAGATCCAGCGGTGGTAGATGGCCGACGACAGGGTCAGCGGGTTGCCGATGATGGACACGGAAAAGTCGGAGCAGACCAGGTTGAAAAGAATGATGTTCATCGGCGTCCATAGCTGGAACGGAAGGAAATGGGGCAAACATTTGTGTTAGGATTCAatcggaaaaaaaaccctggaTCGAGGCGGATGGGCGGGCCAAGATACGGCAAAAGAATGCGATAGATACTTTCAGTGATGGGAAGGGTGgcggggagagggggggggggggatcacAATGGAGCCTGGATGGATCTTCCTGGAACCACCTAGTAACGGACTCATTGATTACGATGCCGGTCTGTCACGGCTGGAGGAAACGAAATCGAAGTTCCATGAATGTGAATACGATTTTGCTGGAAATGAACTGAACCCGCTCGTCAACTGTACTGACAGGGTCCATTTCGCACAGGAAATATAGGCCCGCACTGCCATTCGGCATTCCCGTATTTGCCGATTGCCCGTTCAATTTATTCGCCACCTCCGTTAGGGCCAGGATATGAGGGGCGCATTGATCAGCACGTCAACCCGGCCGGACGTTTATCCCAGATAGATAGGTACCTTGTTCTCAGTAACTCACCTGCATATCCTTGCACATGAGCACGATCACGAACAGGTTGAGGAAGAAGCCAAAGAACCCGATGAAAAACAGCGTGATGGCGGACGCACTGTACGCCCATGCTGCCATCAGCTCTTCGTAGTCTACCACGCTGGATGCCACATCGGTAGGACTTTCGTTCATCTTCGGGGCGGCAACATGTTTCGGGCGAATGGCGAGTCGGTTCTGGAAGGTTACGAGCTCACTGCTGCTGCCTGCTGTCGGGAAGAATTAGCCGGGAGTGATACCGAGGCTTAACGCTATAGACGGCCAGGCTTTCAAAGGAGCCGGCTAGGTTGCAACGCCCGTGCTTCGCGAACGGCAGTAACATCCAAGAAAGCAGTTTCGGCTCGTCAGGTTGAAGTTAATCTACCTGTCGGACTACAGGGTCCTTTTTAAACCCTGACGCTGGCGGCACAAAGGTTCACCATCCGAGAACCGTTGATACGTGTGGACGGTAGGCATACCACCGCTCCAGAATGTTAATGTTCAACCTCACATTACTCCGCTTTTCACACCCGGATAACTTGCTCACTTCCGCTGTACTTAACGTCAGCACACTTTGGAGAGCTCTAAATTCTATGGATTTCGTCGGCATTAGTTCGGCTTTTCGTGAGAAAGTCATCGCTCATCTTACAACCGAAGCCAGGAACTCGGCTGAAAATTAATTCGCCATTCTTAAATACCCCACAATGTTGCTAAATCCCTCGATAGAATTTGTGAAAGAACACAAAGGAAATCAGCCATTTTAAGAAGAGTTTAAGGGGCGATTCAGgtaaaacatttgatttggatttgtttgtagaattcgcaaagcgaaaaacaaattatgttttacGAATAAGCTTCACGGTCAATGCAAATCATTGGCatataataaaacattaatttattcatcaaACCATGTTTGCATCATTTTCAAACCATGTTTGTATCATTACATTATAGTCTTCTTCtctttggcgtaacgaccgtcttggtcatgcctgcccgttagggacttggtggtggTGAGCCCCAGCTCTCATGGGCTATTTTATCTAACCGGTGATACCGCTTGGCTGTTGCGAACCCCGTTTATTGTCATGTACCCAATTATAGTCATGCACCCAATCTTTAAAATGAAGCATAACTTGATAAGTTTAAAACCCTAACTCTTTGCATGttattcttttcgttttaataACCTACATGGTATAAGTCATTTAAACTTATTTTATACTACGGGGACACGTTTTAACTTCGaaagaacacatttttgtaataaaacaGTCACAAACGACAAATACTaggccaattttttcgaaataAATTACATCTTAAGATTGGCTATGGTTCGGGTGAAAAGCACGTTCACATAAGTTTCTACTATAGATACTACTTTGCTGTGCCTCATTGTTCAACACCGATGTCTTGCATACTCGAACGGTGCACTTATTTCGCTCAAAACTTAAACTTCAAAATTCCTCACCCCCAAATAAGTCTAATTGGAAAAATTGTTTCGCGCTTTGTGAAAAATTCTTCTCCAATTGTTCTGTCGGTAAtaaatttttgatatttttttacattttggtGTCAGCTTCTTTTGGTCGATCATTTGCTTCTCAACATAAAAGGCACACGAATGGATCGATTGTTGTAGTATCCATGGTCACATTCTCGTCACTTGCCTACCGTCGATTTAAAAGCACCCACCAAACACTAGAAAAAAGATGGCCAGCAGCCAATGTTATGCCACTTTAATTTCACTTAGCCAACCAACACATCATCTTTAAAGCGTGCTCCACGGACGGGGAGTGGgacttcacttttcttttccgacgCTAAACGAAAACTTTCGCTTTTTACGTATCAAACCGCCTATAGTTTGCAGAGAACTTTGCGCACGGTTCGTCCGCCCCAAGCACCAGTTGACGACTGAGGGACACCGTTCGGTGCGGGCTGATAAAATAGTCCCGCCAGCACGCCGGCGAGAGATTGTTGTTCTAACGCAGCATCCGTGTATCCGGCCACCGAAAAAGGACACTCACCGTGTGCGCCGAGTGCCATCAGAGCGTTCGCTGCCGGCGAATCGCCCGAAGATTTCATCCTTCGCCGTATCGATGCCCCGCTATATCACGGTCACCCACGTAGTAGTATGTATAGTAGTCAGCATGTGAATACTCGATGCTCACACAGACCACCTGCTCCTACGTTTCCCCCTTAGTTTGTTCTCCCAATACCCAACAACAATACCCATAGCTGCACTTGGGAAGAAACCGTGAATGGCTGGCGGGAAAAAACTTAACATAACGCCTTCCGGGGTGGGATTTCCATGACAACTCAACGCTTGCGATTTCCGCAGCATAGAAAATGCAATCATGCGAAccatttgacaaacaaacATGGCTCTTTTCGCTACACTAGTCGTTGGCAAAAGGCCTTGTATGTTTTTGATTTAGAAGccattcaattttaaaactgaTGATTTATCGAACCTTTCGCGTGGAATAATGTGGTTTGAGTCCTTTCAATTAGAAACGTGGCTATCAAACAAATACATAAAGCAATTCAACCATATCATCGGAGTCGGATCTATTATCGGGCTCCAAGTGGTCGAGTCATCGGGGCCCTCAAGACATTCCCTATCCTCCTTCCGTCCTTTCCCACTATTTGCATGATGTTGTATATATAACTTTAAAATGTCGTCATATTCAacaaagtaatttaaataattttaaaaatggcTGTAATATCCGAATATTGCTATTCATTATGACCTATTATTGCTATGACCTGCTCCACCAAGACGACCTAATAATTTGCTGAATTGAAAACTACtctttttaatacttttctcATTCTGTTTTCATTCTGTTCTACTTTTTTCATCAAATACAAATCTATTCTACTGTTAACAGAGAGTCATTTTTATTAAGGTCAACCTGCTACTTTATgatattttgtatttcaatgGTCGTACAATATATTTCAAATCAATCttcaatttttaaatgcaTTGATTGATTTGTACCTCGATTAGGGGAAAAATACATGAGTAAGAATATACACTTTTGCCTGTGAAACGCAGGCACTTCAAACGGAAAGATTAGATCGGATAaaggcaaacgaaaacaagacTTAACAGGTGATAATTAACAATGATAAAGCAATatcaaagtataccgaatctatatcccaaaccgaaaaaTGTAGATAACAAATAATATCAGTGGTTTCTTGGGGTTTCATCCCGGGGCCTCCTTAAACAGACAGGTTCATTACTCCATTTTCAATACCCTCTACAATTTTGTATTCATAACAAGAACCTGGGAGAAAAAAGGTTTCTAGTGGGAATGTCAGATGGTGGTAATAAATGGCCACTGAACGTTGTCAAGCATGCTGTGCATAACAAACGATTATTTAGAGTTTTAAAATGGTTTGTGCTTAAGGAAAGTAAGGAaagtaatgttttcttttgcgtacacaaataaattttgaaaaatttattttagaataagcaaattttgaaacaatattttaagtTATGCACAACCTTaatacttttatgtttttgaataGAAAAGTGAAGCCAACACTATTTTCAAACCCGGTAATTCATGAGTTTTTTACTAGAAGTGTGCAAATTTATCATAAAACTAGCGTTTTCTAGCCGTGCAGCGTTCGTTGGGCCGTGCATCGTTTTATGCAAATGTTTTCGTGGAACGGTATAGTTTCGAGAGCAAAGTTCCTTTcaaggttttttgtttcgttttttttcacgTCCATGCTACATCCGGAACATCGAGCGCAGGATACACCCGACAGCAATTACTCCCAACAAAATGTGCTTCCGGTCGacttgggaaaagaaaaagcacatACTTATACACAACAAAACCAGACAATGTGTCGATGACATGACATCTGATCCAATCAGTGTACGAGAGTTTTCACTGCGAGAAAAATGATTTTCTCCTAACGAAGCCAATGCCGAAACGACGGCACGGTCTATGCTCGCTCCAGAAAGAACATCGCTGACGTAACCGGTTGCCGAATGCCATCTTCGCCGCGATATTTGAAATCTTTAGCATACCGCAGACCCCGCAGGAtcattggtttatttttatcgataGTAGTACTGACGTATGGGAAACACTGATAGCATGTTTGTGTCCCCTGTGGTAGAAAGAAGCAGATTTATCGCATGGGTTGCGGCAGTACGCCCGAACGCCACTCTTTTGCGGTTGTGAAGGATTTGCACACACGCGTTTGGTGATCCAGCGCCACAGGCTCCGTGCGATGTACGTCGTAAGACTAGGcgaatttggaaaacaaacgtttgTTATTCCGAATAGTTCCGAGAATCGTGCGGCACGAACGCTTAACAGCATTAGGCATACTTTGCGCCCGACACCGTTGATTCGAGTTCGAATGTAACAAGGGGGTTGGGGGAAGACTCTTGGGAAAGATTATTTTATCAGGTGTAACCCACACCTTTCCTGGCAATCGTTGGAGTTCCGTAAATTCCTCCTCTCTCCGTGAAAGCTCCTATCCCAAATAACACTCCTTGCGGATTTCACAATCAAAACAGGTATCAAAGAGTCTTTAATTACGCATAAATTCTTATCTAAGCGTGTTGAGCCATTAAATATCATCTACGTAATTTTACTCGGGAAGACATTATGGAATggaatacattttgaacacaCGAAATCCAAACTTTTCTCAGCAAGCAGGGATTTTAGTCCCTAAGAGAAGGTGAGCAGAAGCCGGAGAAAagaattgaataaaacattccCTTGTGCGGTTTTCTATAATATTTTCACGACTTAAGGATTTGAATGGTGATCGGCCATTCTATCCGGGCAAGGCACGGAAAACACGGGGCAATGTG from Anopheles coustani chromosome 3, idAnoCousDA_361_x.2, whole genome shotgun sequence harbors:
- the LOC131272643 gene encoding vertebrate ancient opsin-like is translated as MNESPTDVASSVVDYEELMAAWAYSASAITLFFIGFFGFFLNLFVIVLMCKDMQLWTPMNIILFNLVCSDFSVSIIGNPLTLSSAIYHRWIFGRTLCVAYGFFMSLLGITSITTLTVLSYERYCLISRPFSSRNLTRRGAVLAVFFIWGYSFALTSPPLFGWGAYVQEAANISCSVNWESQTRNATTYIIFLFLFGLVVPLIVIVYSYTNIIVNMRENSARVGRINRAEQRVTSMVAVMIVAFMVAWTPYAIFALIEQFGPPELIGPGLAVLPALIAKSSICYNPVIYVGMNTQFRAAFTRVRNKGAAPGADQNTTTMQREVTRSSRDMVECSFDFCRKKNRLKISLLKPSGQQTLADASSCSHPGKEFSQSPPDQTVLNVTHDDTTRGFVRPEFELSVINSGKSILIKSKQFRSNLL